A DNA window from Pogona vitticeps strain Pit_001003342236 chromosome 2, PviZW2.1, whole genome shotgun sequence contains the following coding sequences:
- the CTC1 gene encoding CST complex subunit CTC1, whose translation MEAPFAAVGMDFGPGRAFCAALEHHWLRAMQGSGGTDQPPVDAAWQCLMRAQGPCTSSSSSKDLLHGYSLVSISELQSQQRMPCCSHLTWSSDEFNRWVRQGERMMPEQRILQRTHLILFGYLTDESVSGKDKLVDGSLYLRDNTGTLPCVVLHFKLEWLGLPLLFPGWVYIPQSGQNTGGGYVEILGDPVHVTSAPTKTIGSVPVFYPEPAAQLLGARPQCKKKATLNVAGELFRLSRILCIHQKTFFFLFLKASCSAACVPVLVQNPPQLIWHHALQLGCWYILTNLKVACLKTSGLKVFLTCSSSDLLPYCAEHVREQFLDAASKGSVLVSASPTTCAPPGNLLELEEDEKMLVPVRESKMISCTGTITQVLNAQAGLFELDNKYTLCLAYQPLLNSGRGLRSGACVELRDVHLLQDPLTASLPVLGACLRSTVVLKSFSRYSTLHQPVTSFGNLYIQLLLQYNLSLSLYLQVVHLLETFEQRFCYFIQRYHAVGAAEMFMVPLLNSLVLSKGQERNIHHEILAETHHCPIEQAQVSEMPCQIPLFSLLHSMLDKKCWETFNPRQQLSSAAETQSMCARELNRGLAWSYSTLSAESFEPRMVLLGALECSRRGSLQLRDRTKALPCVIFHRDGRPFADTSLIGCLLQIETFQLVMERFLQSDFPSWQELESHEYIKEKKTRFYVQFCFEEMKILHAPEKRVPGHLKAVESTSSGVKDDDMSDAEPRAPERNISDKGRAIPDISTLEHAKSEVQKASSVSRLFLVTQKEGLLERNYQEHSEDKRAAREAHLCFQATVQWMSQPKLGEELGDPGGQQELGQEEASEGQQKVLLVFRKKLLRWFSFLHPDHVYQLILPECSDLDVFDKLCVPLAPGRLLNLLSCSFFLFVPDNAYLHHVSQVSQLVSPVSKMKQKQFSIAEILSPSFTESLASFSGEVMERSLCESPLWKKSATDCSLKKKGNLSPWCYTVKLSVSPTAGSPALLDVYVGPAFLPDLWGMLPGARILFQNQERKISRSGKVYCNYVASSYICVLAPPPKDSSSDQLSSTSILSGVYLFNIALQPPGLCQIQVKCHVKCVLSLSLHAICSLCSSSFTQGRCNQNNAPCLSRTAVIKASARILIEDGTSEFVVLCRNQQVQQVLGLSPKEWNDLQIHVRTKDRVCIYNSASSGPGGTEEHEDVLTWYLRSLCRSPVVCRTILLTCQLDRKPSEVRGTESLRRFLSNEVEFLSQTRPRQVLICLNIQEAT comes from the exons ATGGAGGCACCTTTTGCCGCCGTGGGAATGGACTTCGGTCCTGGCCGCGCCTTCTGTGCGGCCCTGGAGCATCACTGGCTGCGGGCAATGCAGGGCTCCGGCGGGACCGACCAGCCCCCGGTGGACGCCGCTTGGCAGTGCCTGATGCGCGCTCAGGGACCGTGcacgagcagcagcagcagcaaagatcTGCTGCATGGCTATAG cCTTGTCTCCATCTCAGAGCTTCAGTCCCAGCAACGGATGCCTTGCTGTAGTCATTTGACCTGGAGCTCTGATGAATTCAACCGGTGGGTTCGCCAGGGTGAAAGGATGATGCCCGAGCAGAGAATTTTGCAGCGAACTCACCTGATCCTCTTCGGCTACTTGACAGACGAAAGCGTATCGGGCAAAGACAAGTTGGTGGATGGCAGTCTGTATCTACGGGACAACACGGGCACATTGCCCTGTGTG GTTCTGCATTTTAAACTTGAGTGGCTGGGACTTCCGTTGCTGTTCCCTGGTTGGGTATACATCCCCCAAAGTGGCCAAAACACAGGTGGTGGATATGTGGAGATTCTAGGAGACCCAGTCCATGTGACGTCTGCTCCAACGAAAACAATTGGTAGTGTCCCTGTCTTTTACCCAGAACCAGCTGCACAGCTGCTCGGAGCCAG GCCCCAGTGTAAAAAGAAGGCAACGCTGAATGTAGCAGGCGAACTCTTCAGGCTGAGCAGAATTCTCTGTATCCACCAGaagactttcttctttctcttcctgaagGCCTCTTGTTCAGCTGCCTGTGTGCCAGTACTTGTGCAG AACCCTCCTCAGTTGATATGGCATCATGCCCTGCAGCTGGGATGTTGGTACATCCTGACTAATCTGAAGGTAGCCTGCCTCAAAACCTCTGGGCTGAAAGTATTCCTTACCTGCTCTTCCTCAGACCTTCTTCCGTATTGTGCAGAACATGTGAGGGAGCAATTCTTGGATGCTGCTTCTAAGGGAAGTGTGTTAGTATCTGCTTCCCCCACAACTTGTGCGCCACCTGGTAATTTATTGGAGTTGGAGGAGGACGAGAAGATGCTGGTTCCAGTTAGGGAGTCCAAGATGATTTCCTGTACA GGCACTATCACGCAAGTGCTAAATGCCCAAGCTGGCCTCTTTGAACTGGACAACAAGTACACTCTTTGCCTTGCTTATCAGCCCTTGTTGAATTCAGGCCGTGGGCTCCGATCAGGGGCCTGTGTAGAG CTCCGAGATGTGCACCTTTTGCAAGACCCGCTGACTGCTTCCTTACCAGTTTTGGGAGCCTGTTTGCGCAGCACTGTTGTGCTAAAGAGCTTTTCAAGATACAGTACATTACATCAACCTGTTACCTCCTTTGGAAATCTTTACATTCAGCTGCTCCTGCAATATAATTTAAGCCTGTCACTCTATCTGCAGGTGGTTCACTTGCTAGAGACCTTTGAGCAGAG GTTCTGTTACTTCATTCAACGCTACCATGCTGTGGGTGCAGCAGAGATGTTTATGGTTCCCCTTCTGAATTCTTTAGTGCTATCCAAAGGACAAGAAAGAAACATCCATCACGAAATCCTGGCAGAAACCCACCACTGTCCCATAGAGCAG GCTCAGGTGTCAGAGATGCCATGCCAGATTCCACTTTTCTCCCTGCTGCACTCTATGCTCGACAAGAAATGCTGGGAAACCTTCAATCCGAGGCAGCAATTGAGCTCAGCAGCAGAGACCCAGAGCATGTGCGCCCGGGAACTAAATCGCGGGTTGGCCTGGTCCTACAGCACTTTATCGGCAGAGAGCTTTGAGCCTCGGATG GTATTGTTGGGGGCGCTCGAGTGTTCCAGAAGAGGCTCCCTCCAGTTACGGGACAGAACTAAAGCACTTCCCTGTGTGATATTCCACAGAGATGGCAGACCATTTGCTGATACATCTCTGATAG GATGCCTTCTGCAGATAGAGACATTTCAGCTGGTCATGGAGCGATTCCTTCAAAGTGACTTCCCTTCCTGGCAGGAGCTGGAGTCCCACGAgtatataaaggaaaagaaaacaag gtTCTATGTCCAGTTCTGTTTTGAGGAGATGAAGATACTCCATGCTCCTGAAAAGAGAGTGCCAGGGCATCTCAAAGCCGTGGAGAGCACCTCTTCTGGGGTAAAGGACGATGACATGTCAGATGCTGAGCCCAGAGCCCCAGAAAGGAACATTTCGGACAAGGGAAGGGCCATCCCAGATATCAGCACACTAGAACATGCCAAGAGCGAAGTTCAGAAAGCCAGTTCTGTCTCCCGTCTGTTTTTAGTGACCCAAAAGGAAGGGCTTCTGGAGCGCAACTATCAGGAACATTCAGAAGACAAGCGTGCTGCTCGGGAAGCCCATCTTTGCTTTCAGGCCACCGTGCAGTGGATGAGCCAACCTAAGCTGGGCGAGGAGCTTGGAGACCCTGGAGGCCAACAGGAATTGGGTCAGGAAGAGGCCAGTGAAGGCCAGCAGAAG GTATTGCTTGTGTTCCGGAAGAAATTGCTCCGTTGGTTCTCATTTCTGCACCCTGATCATGTGTACCAGCTCATCCTCCCTGAGTGCTCG GATCTGGATGTGTTTGACAAACTTTGTGTCCCGCTGGCCCCTGGGAGACTCTTGAATTTGCTGAGCTGTTCCTTCTTTTTGTTCGTCCCAGATAATGCTTACCTGCACCACGTGAGCCAGGTTTCTCAG CTGGTTTCACCAGTGTCGAAGATGAAACAAAAACAGTTTTCGATTGCAGAGATACTCAGTCCTAG CTTTACAGAATCCCTGGCCTCTTTCTCTGGAGAAGTCATGGAGAGGAGTTTGTGTGAATCGCCTTTGTGGAAGAAATCGGCCACAGATTGCTCTCTGAAGAAGAAAG GGAACCTCTCACCCTGGTGCTACACTGTGAAGCTGAGTGTTTCACCTACGGCTGGTTCCCCAGCTCTGCTGGATGTGTACGTCGGACCTGCCTTCCTGCCGGATCTTTGGGGGATGCTACCGGGAGCCAGGATTCTTTTCCAGAACCAAGAGCGCAAAATCTCCAG GTCCGGCAAGGTCTACTGTAATTACGTTGCCTCTAGCTACATATGCGTCCTGGCTCCTCCACCTAAAGACTCTTCTTCCGA TCAGCTGAGTTCCACCTCCATCCTCTCAGGAGTATATTTGTTCAATATAGCCCTCCAGCCTCCTGGCCTGTGCCAAATACAGGTCAAGTGCCATGTGAAATGTGTCCTGTCTTTGTCCTTGCACGCGATCTGTTCCCTCTGCAGCAGCTCATTCACCCAG gGGAGATGCAACCAAAACAACGCACCTTGCTTGTCCCGTACAGCGGTGATTAAGGCAAGTGCCAG GATCCTGATAGAAGATGGAACAAGTGAGTTTGTGGTGCTGTGCAGGAACCAACAGGTGCAGCAGGTCCTGGGGCTGAGCCCCAAAGAATGGAACGATCTACAGATCCATGTTCGGACCAAGGACAGGGTCTGCATTTACAACAGCGCTAGCTCCGGGCCTGGG GGAACCGAAGAGCATGAAGATGTATTAACGTGGTACCTGAGAAGCTTGTGCAGAAGTCCAGTTGTCTGCCGGACTATTCTGTTGACCTGCCAACTGGACAGAAAACCCTCAGAGGTTCGAGGGACAG AATCTCTGAGGCGATTTCTCTCCAATGAAGTGGAGTTCCTAAGTCAGACGAGGCCTCGACAGGTCTTGATATGTCTAAACATCCAGGAGGCAACCTAA